atccttccatttgtcactttccttctcctgtttcattctctctgtctttctgtcCTTCTACCCTTTCCTAGTTCCATAACTCCCTGggtttctctctttccttcctctcctcccctcaTTTCCTTCTCCCCATTCATCTCTTTCCTACTTCCCTCCATTCctcatttcctttcctgtctATCGCTTCATCCCTCTCTTCCTCCAGGCCATCCTTCTGTCCATCCCTACCTCCTCCCCTCCATCTCTCTGCCTTCCAGCCTTCCCTCTGTCCATACTTCCTCTGTTCTGTCCGtgctccctttcccctttttccctggGGCACTGACTTTACTTTAGTGGAGGAGGATGAGCACAGCGTCTCCCATcattcttcctcctcctcctctgtgcttCCAGCACGATGGTTCCCCTCACTGtgttctcctccccagctctaGTCTGACCCCGTTgcaccggcccggcccggccccgccatGGAGAATGAGCAGCTCCCGGCCCCAGCCCCCGCcagcagcgccggcagcgcggCCCCGGCGCCCGCCAGCAGCGCGGCCGCGCGCCCCGCCGGGCCCCAGATCTCCGTCTACAGCGGCATCCCCGACCGCCAGACCGTGCAGGtacggggctggggacacccgggggctggggggcaccgggggggTCGTGGCCACATTTCCTCCCCAAAGGTGATCCAGCAGGCGCTGCACCGGCAGCCCAACACGGCGGCGCAGTACCTGCAGCAGATGTACGcggctcagcagcagcacctcatgCTGCAGACGGCCgcgctccagcagcagcacctcaccAGCgcccagctccagagcctggCCGCTGTGCAGCAGGTACGGGCGCCCCGTGGGCACGGGGGGTGGCtcggggctggcacagccctcaCCCTCGGCTCTCCCCCAAGGCGAGCCTGGCGGCGAACCGGCAAAGCAGCTCCTCGGGGGGCAACGGCACCCAGGCAGCCCCGGCGCAGCAGCCCACGGTGAGTCCCTCGGCCTCTGGCACCCGCCCAGCCACCGTGCCCACCCGTGCCAGCACCCCGACCTTGTCCTGGTGCCCGTTGCAGATCAACCTGGCGACGTCGCCGGCGGCGGCGCAGCTGCTGAACCGGGCGCAGAGCGTGGGGCCCGGCGCGTCGGGTATCGCTCAGCAGGCCGTGCTGCTGGGCAACACTGCCTCGCCCGCCCTCACCGCCAGCCAGGCCCAGATGTACCTGCGGGCACAGATGGTAAGGGTGGGGCTGCACCCAGGACCATTGGGGTGCCCATCATCCTGTTGTGGGGTGACGGGACCCACAAAGGGCACGTGGCTGTGACACTGGAGGGGTGCTCATTGCATGGCATGCCTGGGACCCATGGGGAATCCGTAGGGTGCTCAGAGTCTATGGGGTGCCCCCCACCTGACTGGGGGTCCAAGGACCCCACAGGGTGCCTGTCACCCTGCTGTGGGGCGTGTAGACTTCATGGGGTGCCTTCACTCAGCTGAGGGAATTCAGCCTCTATATAGGGTGAACCCCATCCCACTGGGATGCCCAGACCCCACAGGGCACCCAGAGCTCCATTGGGGGTACTCAAGCAGGTGCTCTTTGCCTTTGGGGGGACGTTGGGACCCTATAGGGTGCCCTCCCCCACACTGTTCCTACCCTACATAGATAGAGAGATACCCATGTGCCACCCTGTAGGGGCACAGaggagggacacacacagggtgtGCCACCCCTGACACGGTGAGCCGTGCACCcactctccctgtccccagctcatCTTCACACCCACGGGCCCCGTCAGCGCTGTCCGGCCCGAGAGCCCTGCGCCGGCCCCTCCGCCGGCCCCGCCACCTGCCCCACCACCCAGCACCCCTCAGGTGAGTGTCCCCacccctggcagcccccagagcctgcCCCGGCACCCCTGACCCGCTGCCGTTGCAGgtgcacagcctggccctgcgccccgccggcccccacctccctgccctggccatgAAGCCCCCCGGGGGTGCCCCTCCCCGGGCTTGCCCCCCCCGGGGGCCCCCGCCCGAGCCCCCCGCCGAGCACCTCAAAAAGGCCGAGGGGCACGAGGGCCGCGCCCATGGCCTGGCCCGCAGCGCCGCCCCCGCTGCCACCCACCCGCTCGTCACCCCAGGTAAGGGGCTGCTCCGGGGAGGGACACCCCGGGGTGCTGGGGAGTCACGGGCTGTTCGCTCTGACACCGGTGGTGGCCCACGCTGGTGTGTCCTGCAGCTGTCACTGTCTGTGTTTGGGACCTCCATCCCCTCACTGGGCCCCGCTCGGGAGGGTCTCAGCACCCATAGGATCCCAGGGGGCTGGGGCAGTCAGGGTGTGAGCCAGGGGACGCCGTGGAGTGCTGGAGCCTGGGGTGCTGCACTGCCATGGCTCCCAAAACTGGGGACACCTGAGTGCAGCTTCCCGcaagagctggcagagctcattGTCCGAGGGCACCAGAGGGAACAGACACAGAGtgagcagcagcctgctggGCGTGGGTCCCGTGGTGCTCAGGGGCATCTCTGTCCCCGttgctgtccccacagcctaCGCCCCGCTGCAGCCCCCccagttcctgcagcagccGCCGAAGCCGATGCAGCCGCAGCcgccgcagcagcagcagcagcagttcgtcatccagcagcagcagcagcagcagcagctgggtccCCGTGGGCAGCCTCCCTCGGgcccccccagcaccccccagctccagcccctgccccctgccagccccggcccgggcCCCCAGCCCAAAACGGGGGTGCCCCAGGGGGCGGGGGGCGAGGGCGGCCCCCCCAACGGGCACCCCGGCTGCCACGCTGCCCCCCGCAAGTTCCAGCACGCCTCGGCTGtcatcctgcagctgcagcccgcCGGCCCCACGGTGAGGGGCCCCCACATCTCCCCCCAAACCTTCATCATCAGGGGCCCCCACACAACCCCCAAAGCCTTCACAAGCCTCCCCCCAAACCCTCACAGTGAGGTGCCCCCAAACATCCCCCCAAACCTGCATCAGGAGGGATCCCCAAACCTTCATCAGGAGGGACCCCCAAACATCTCCCCCAAACCTTCATCAGGAGAGGCCCCCACATCTCCCCCAAACCTGCATCAGGAGGAGCCCCCACATCTCCCCCAAACCTGCATCAGGAGGGGTCCCCACACATCCCCCAAAGCCTCCCCCCAAACCCTCACAGTGAGGGTCCCCCAAGCCCCTTggtggagggagggaaggaggaatggGGGCACGGGAGTGGGAGTGGGGGGTGCTGGGTGTCAGCTGTGTGCACACGCGTGTGGGTGTGCAAGTGCACAGTCCCTGCACACGTGTGTGTTCCTGAAATGTGCATGGGGGCCCAGCTGTGACATCAGTGTGCAGGTGTACAGGTGTGCACGCTCGGGCCACGCTGCACATGTGTGCCTGCTCCATGCACACCTGTGCACAGCTTTGCCCCATCCGTGGCACTTTGGTGGCCGTGTGTACCTGGTGCTGTGACAGGAGGAGCATGTGGCTGatccatgtgtgtgtgcatgtgtttgATCTTGTATGTGTGTCCTGGACCCACACAcgtgtgtgtgcacagctttgCCAGATGCATGCACGTGCATGTGTGCATATGTGCATGTGTCTGCTCCctgcatgtgtgtgcacacgAGTGCAGATGTGCTTGCCTGGCATGTGTGTGCACCTGTGCTTGACCCATGTGTGTCTGGcctgtgcgtgtgtgtgtgtcagccCCGTGCACGTGTGTGTTTGTGGAGGTGTGTACAGGCTCCTCGCACACATGTGCAAATGCAGATCAGGTGTGTCTGTACACGCGTGCCCATCTGTGACACACGTGTTTGCATGTGCATGCCCGCTCTAGGCACATGCTTGTGTGACCCATGGACAGTGTGCACCCTCCAGTCGTGCAGGTGCATGGCCCCGTGCCACCCGCACCCACACCTGCCCCGAGCCCCGCACGTGCGTGTGCACACCTGACCCCGGCCCGCGCGTGTGCACACCTGACCCTGCCCCACGCGTGTCCCTGCCGCCACAGCCGTCCCTCGGGGTCCCCGAGGGCGCCCGCCGGGACCCGCTGCCCGTGCCGAGGAGCGCCGAGAGCCCGCCTgccgccccgccgcagcccccCGCCCTctcgccgcccgccgcccccccgGGCCCCGACACCCCCGAGGGCGAGCGGCCCCTCACGCACGGTAagcgcccgccccgctcccacGGGCACCCACTCGCGGGGTGCTGCACCCCGAGCCCGCATGCAGCGGGGGCCGGTGAGGCCGGGCAGAGCTGCGGGAGCTCgggcggggctgcgggagccCTGAGGGGAGCTCGGGCAGCGCTGAGGGGCGCTCGCTGAGCCCGGGCCTGCGGGCCGGGTGCGGCGCCCGCCGCTGCCGCTAGGGGGCGCATGCGCGCCACGCTCATGCACAGAGCGCACCCGAGGGGCGGGGCTGTAGCCACGCCCCTTTCTGTAGGCGCGGCAGTGGCGCGCGGGCTGGGGGCGTGTCCACGTCTGGAGGCTCCCCCCCCGGCTGCGTCGGGGTGCAACCGATGTGGGGGCGTGTCCGCGCCCGTGCAGTCCCGCCCCTTATGGAGCGAGGCCCCGCCCCCCGTGGCGGGGGCGCGGGAGGAGGCGCCTTGTTTGGGTGGGCGTGTCCGAGGCTCCGGGCGCgcgcggcggcagcgcccgccAATGGGCGCGCGGGGGCGTGTCCTCGgcaggccccgcccccgccgccgccttTGTCCCCGCTCGGCCCtggccccgctcccggcgccgctcccgccgcagccccggcccgggccCCCCGCCATGGCCCCCCCCGACCCGCTGAGCGCCCGGTGAGTGAGCGCCGACCGCGgcggccaggcccggcccggggcggcggcggcggcggctctgACCTCACTTCCGCatccgcccccggccccggtcCGGCCCCGCGGCCCGGGCGAGGGAGGGGCGGGGGCAgcgggagccgccgccgccgccggacAAAGGTGATGGGGGTGCCGGGGTCCGCGCGGCCCGGGGCGGCCTGGAgaggagcggggccgggcgggctgggccggggccaGCGGGCTCcgcggggctgtgctgggatctcACGGGCGCAGATCGGGCCCTGCCCGGCGGTACCGGGATGTGCCGCGGCCTGAGCGGGCGGTTCGGgcctctctgggctgtgctggggcagatCGGCGCTTTCCGGGCCGGATCGAGCCCTGTTGGGGCCTTTCTGGGGCACATCGGGGCTTTCCGCCGCGCACCGAGCCCCGCCGGGGCAGCCGCGGCCTGGCCGGTGCCTCCCAGCGCCgcgccggggctgccccgctcCTTCCGCGCTCCGCGGCTGTGCCCGGAGCCCCGCGGGTATTTTGGGGGCCCTTTCCCCCCTTTGGCACCCCCCGGGGCCGGCTGGGCGGCGCTGGGAGCGGCGGCAGCTGCTCCCCGTTCCAGCTGTATGGAAATCGCGGCCCCGCGTCAGCGGCGGCGTCAGCGCCCGCCCCTCGCCGCTCACCGCGTgtgccccgctgtccccagagccccccgagCGCCTCCATGCGCAGCCCCGCATTCCCGGGATGACCTCGGGCTCCGGCAGCGCTGCCGCCACCGTCGCCGGCGCCGCCCCCCACAATGGTGAGAACAAACCGCCCCAGGCCATCGTGAAACCCCAGATCCTCACGCACGTCATCGAGGGCTTCGTCATCCAGGAGGGCGCCGAGCCCTTCCCGGTAACGTATCCCAGTCTACCGGGACCGGGGCTGGCCTTTGGGGCGGGGGGAATGGGGTACACGGTCAGGCCTgaacccccaaatccatccctgcttCGTCATCCGGGAACGGGCTGAGCTGCTCCCGGTGCTCTCCGTGGTTTATCCCTGTGGTTTATCCCGTTACCGAGTGTTTTGTCATCTGGGAAAGGGCTGAGCTGGTCCCGGTGCTCTCCGTGGTTTATCCCTGTGGTTTATCCCTGTGGTTTATCCCGTTACCGAGTGTTTTGTCATCCGGGAACGGGCTGAGCTGCTCCCGGTGCTCTCCGTGGTTTATCCCCGTGGCTTATCCCGTTACCGAGTGTTTGTCATTTGGGaaagggctgagctgctcccgGTGCTCTCCATGGTTTATCCCTGTGGTTTATCCCGTTACCGAGTATTTTGTCATCTGGGAAGCGGCTGAGCCCTTCCCAGTAATGTATCCCGATGTCCCTGCCCTGGATTTGGGAGGTTGGGAATGGAGCACCCAGCACCGTGAAGCCCCAAATTCTCACCCATTTCATCGAGGACGTCATCCAGGAAGGGACAGAATCATTCCCAGTAATGAATATTTCTGTGCACCCTCATTCCTGAATTTGGGGTGTTgggaatggggcatccacatTGCTGTGAATCCCCAAATCTTCACATTTTTGAGTTCCTTATTGTGCAGGACGGGGCTGAGCCATTTCCAGTAATGCATCCCCTGCACCTGTCCTTGTTCCTGGATGTGGGAAATTGGGAAgagggattgggaatgggatgcCCAGACAATCATGAGCCCCCAGATCCTCACCCATGTTATTGAGCATTGAGGAAGAGACGGAGCTGTTCCAGTAACATTCCTGGAGCTGAGAGACTGGGAAGGTggggttgggatttggggggctgggaatgggatgcCCAGACAATTATGAGTCCCCAAATCCTCACCCATCTCATTGAGCATTTCCATCATCTGAGAAGAAACAGAGCTGTTCCAGTAACATTCCTGGAGCTGAGAGGTTGGGAAGGTGGGGTTGGGAATGGGATGCCCAATCCTGAGTCCCCAAATCCTCACCCATCTCATTGAGCATTTCCATCATCTGGGAAGAAACAGAGCTGTTCCAGTATCATACCTGGAGCTGAGGGATTGGGAAAGGGGcgttgggatttggggattggGAGTGGGTCACTTTGACAATGATGAACCCCCAAACCTTTGCCTGTGTTATTGAGCACTTCAGCAGCCAGGAAGGGGTAGAATCATTCTTGGTAATGTACCCTCCTCTCCTTATCCTTGCTCCTGGATTTGAGGGGTCAGGAATGGGTCACTCCAACAACAGCTGGACCCCAGATCCCCACCCttgttgcccagggaggtgcagagctgtccctggtACCTGTCctcaccccatccctgggtgtgagGGGTGGGATGGGCCGTGCCAGCCCCGTGGGCAccctcagggctccctgggGCACAGGTGCAGCCAGGTGTGTTGCACAGGTGGGCCGCTCCTCGCTGCTGGTGGGGGCCCTGCACAAGCAGtatgcacaggagctgctgccagacaagctgccagcacaggacaACACCACCACCACCGACTCGGACATGGAGGAGCCGTACCTGCAAGGTAGCGCCCGGGCCCTGGGATCCCCCCTGAACCCCGAGATCCCCCCGAGTGCCCCCCCGGCTGAGCTGGCTGGTTTCTCTCTCTGGGTGTCCCTCCACGCCCCCCAGAATCCAAAGAGGAGGGGAACCCCCCCAAGCTGAAGTGTGAGCTCTGCGGCCGCGTTGACTTCGCCTACAAGTTCAAGCGCTCCAAGCGCTTCTGCTCCATGGCCTGTGCCAAGAGgtaaccccaaaacccacccaaaccctCCTTGTTAGGGTAGAAATAACCCTTAAAACCCACCCAATCCCTCCTTGCTGCATAGAGgtaaccccaaaacccacccaacCCTAAATCCATGCCATCCCtctttgctggggcagaggTAAGCCCAAAAGCCACACAACCCCTGCTTGCTGGAATAGAGgtaaccccaaaacccacccctGTTTGCTGGAGTAGAGGTagccccaaaacccacccaacCCCTCCTTGATAGGGTAGAGgtaaccccaaaacccacccaacAATCCCTCCTTGCTGGCGTAGAGGTAACCCCAAAATCCATGCTGTCCCTTCATGGCAGGGTAGAGGtaaccccaaaatctgctcaGCCCCTCCACAACCGGATAGAGGTAGCCCCAAAATCCACTCAGCCAGGGTAGAGGCAACCCCAAAACTCACCTGACACAGCAGATGTAACCCCAAAACCCATCTATACCCTCTTCAGTGGAGTAGAGGTACCCCAAAACCCTTGACAAGAGTGGAGGTAGCCCCAGAAATTACCTGCCAGGGTAAAGGTAACCTGAAAATCCATTCAGCGTGGGAGAGgtaaccccaaaatccacctgctTGGGGTTGTGGtaaccccaaaatccagcctTCCCCTCCTCTTTGGTGGGGTAGAGGTACCCCCAGAGTTCCCCCAGTGGGGTGGGGACCCCTCATGCCCCTGCTCCATGCAGGTACAACGTGGGCTGCACCAAGAGGGTGGGGCTGTTCCACCCCGACCGCAGCAAACTGCAGAAACCGGGAGGGCCCCCCCACGGGCGGCGCCGCAGCTGCAAGGGGACCCTGCCCCCCCTGAGCAAGGACAGCAAGAAACAGGTGAGGGGACACGGGATGGACACTGAGGGCAGGGCTTGGCCTTGGGGCTGGCATTTGTCCCCAGTTTTGGGTGGGCTCTGAGCCTTGGGTGTGTCCCTGACTTTGGGGGCACAGGGTGGGTGCTGAGGACAGGATTTACCCCCAGTTATGGGGACACAGGGTGGGCACTGAGGACAGGATTTACCCCCAGTTATGGGGACACAGGGTGGGCACTGAGGGCAGGGTTTGTCCCCTCTCAGGTTTGGCCTTGGGGCTGGCATTTGTCCCCAGTTTTGGGTGGGCTCTGAGCCTTGGGTGTGTCCCTGACTTTGGGGGCACAGGGTGGGTGCTGAGGACAGGATTTACCCCCAGTTATGGAGACACAGGgtgggcagtgagggcagggctTGTCCCCAGCTGGGTTTGGCCTTGGGGCTGGCATTTGTCCCCAGTTTTGGGTGGGCTCCGAGCCTTGGGTTGTCCCTGGCTTTGGGGGTACAGGGTGGGCACTGAGGCCGGGTTTTGCCCTCAGCTGGGGGGACATGGGGTGGGTTTGTCGCTGAGTTTTGGTGACGTGGGGCAGGTGCTGAGCCTGGGGTTTGTCCCTGAGTTTTGGGAACACAAGGAGGGCACTGAGGCTGGGATTTGTCCCTGAATTTTGGTGACATTGGGCAggtgctcagcctggggctTGTCCCTAAATTTTGGGAGCACAGGGTGGGTGCTGAGGCTGGGGTTTGTCCCTGAGTGTTGGTGACACAGGGCAGATGCCGGGCCTGGGGTTTGTCCGTGAATTTTGGGAATGTGGGGTGGGTGCTGAGGCTGGGGTTTGTCCCTGAGTGTTGGTGACACGGGGCCGGTGCTGAGGCCAGCActgcccccgcagcccccggggTCTGTCCCAGCGGGGTCGGTGACGGCGTCGTTGCAGCTCAACCACAGCCAGGAGGATTCCAGCCGCTGCTCGGACAACTCCAGCTACGAGGAGCCGCTGTCGCCCATCTCGGCCAGCTCCTCCACGTCGCGGCGCCGGCAGGGGGAGCGGGAGCTGGAGCTGCGGGACATGGAGCTGCCCGAGCGCGACCTGCCCGGCCTCGGCCACCGCTTCCTGCCCAGCGAGCCCAGCAAGTGGAACGTGGAGGACGTTTACGAGTTCATCCGCTCGCTGCCGGGTGAGGAATGCCCTGGCATGGGCGGGGATCTACCCACAGATAGCCAGTTTTGGGAGGATTTGTGTTCCTCAGGATGTGTTCAAGGAGGGATCTACTCAAGATTGAGGAATGTCCTGGGATGGGTGGGATCTACCCACAGATAGCCAGTGCTGAGGTTTTGGGAGGATTTGAGTTCCTCGGGATGTGTTCATGGGGGAATCTGCTCAAGATTGAGGAATGTCCTGTGATGGGTGGGGATCTACCAGAGGTAGCCAGCGCTGTGGTTTTGGGAGGATTTGTGTCCCTCAGGATGTGTTGATCTACTCAAGGACAACCCCAAagttggggttttggggagagATTTATTCACAGAGAACCCCATATTTTAGAGTAGGATTTACAAACAGATAATCCCATAAATTTTGTGGGGATGATTtgctgattttttgtttttgggggatGATTTACTCACAGATAACCCCATAAATATTTGCAGGGGGTGATGGATTCTAGTTAGAAACCCATTCATATTTTGAGGGGAGCATGGGGACTTACAAATAAACCTAAAGGATAATTGGAGGAAGCTATTTACATACGGATTCCTAAATaagattttttgggggattcAAGCCCCTGGGTGTATTTTTGAGGATTATGAGGGGGATTCAAGCCCAGAGAAGCCCCTGAGTGTATTTTTGGGGGATTATGATGGGGATTCAAGCCCAGAGAAGCCTCTGGGTGTGTTTttgggggctgtgaggggcgTTCAAGCCCAGAGAAGCTCCTGAGTGTATTTTTGGGGGGCTGTCAGGGGGATTCAAGCCCAGAGAAGCCTCTGGGTGTATTTTTGAGGGGCTGTCAGGGGGATTCAAGCCCAGAGAAGCCCCTGATTGTATTTTTGGGGGCTGTCAGGGGGATTCAAGCCCAGAGAAGCCCCTGATTGTATTTTTGAGGATTATGAGGGGGATTCAAGCCCAGAGAAGCCCCTGAGTGTATTTTTGGGGGCTGTGAGGGAGATTCAAGCTCAGAGAAGCCTCTGGGTGTATTTTTGGGGGCTGTGAGAGGCTTTGCTGACGCTGCCCCTCCCCACAGGCTGCCAGGAGATCGCCGAGGAGTTCAGGACGCAGGAGATCGACGGGcaggcgctgctgctgctcaaggaGGATCATCTCATGAGCACCATGAACATCAAGCTGGGCCCCGCCCTCAAGATCTACGCCCGCATCAACATGCTCAAGGACTCGTGAGGGGCGAGGGCACGGGACCCCAACTTCCCCCAGGGGACCCCTGACCCCCCAATGCGGCCCCGGGGAGGGGGCAAAGGGGGGGGAGACACTTGTGAGCACACCccgcccccccccgcccccccggGGGGTGTAAATAGCCCGTAGCTCTAGAGCCCCCCCACCCCTCACCCAGCTTTGGGGGGGTCATCCCCCCTTCTCCAGCAGGGAGGGGGGGTCCCCacgtgtccccccgtgtcccccccaggCGAGCAGAGCCAAGCAGGACGGTTGTTGCCTTAACGTGTGCTCCCTCCCCCAGCTGGGATTGGGGCCCCCGCAGGGAGGTTTGGACGCCCCCCAAAAGGGGTCAGGGAGAGGTGGGGGGCGCGGAGGAGGCGTCACCCCCCCGTTCACACACACCCCCCGCActctgggctgggtttgggggtgcCCAAGCAGAGGACAGTGGTGGGGGTCCCCCCCCAGGCAGGTAAGGACCCCCCCACTCCCCCCTCAGCCAGCACGatctttttaagaaaagaaaaggaaaaaaaaaatttgaaaaaaaccacacatgGTCCCACCCCCCCTTtcctgttttttgtttttgtttttaataaacactgaaaaaaaaatcaaacctggGACTCTCCCAGTTTTCTTCACTTCCCACCTCCAAATTTCTGTTCTAAACTAAGGGATGTGTGGGTGGTGGGACTTCTGTGGGCAGTGGGGACATTTTGTGTGACCTGGgcatccctcctgcccccagctgGGAGGTGGGGACATCACCGTGGTGACAGTGGCACCCTCCACACCTCCAGGTGACCCCCAGGGCTTAGGGGGACACAGGGTCCCCAGGTCACTGAGGTGGGAGGTGGTGGCCTGTCCCTGGAGATGTCCCggggctgtgccatccctggaGCTCATCACTGGATGTAGCATCTGTActgaggtgtccccagagctggtggcagtGACACAGCCATGGTGCAGTGTCCCCAAGCACTGGTGTTGATAAGAGTGTCCCAACCACTGATTAGAACAATGGTGAGGTGTCCCAAAGCTGTGGCCACAGTGGTGACATATCCTTGGTGGCCATGGAGATGGTGCCCACTGTGACATGTCCCTGAGGCTCTGTggtgagcccagagctgaggcCACcatgaggtgtccctggaggtgGTGACAGGGTCCTGGAGGGTCCCCAGGTGGCCACAGTGAGGTTTCACCAGAGCTGTCGCCATGGTGAAGTGTCCCAGGCTGCAGTGAAATGTCCCCAGCAGTGGTGGCAGAGTGacctgtccccagagctgtggccaTGGTGAGGTGTCCCAGGCCAgtctgtccccagagctggtgtCCCCACAGTGGGTGACCCACACccccagcaggaccaggagccctgtgccacctctgtccctgtggaAATTGGGGACAATTCCCCCACAgcttccccctcccctgctgcagccccacagggaccaggccccccctgtgtccccagatgtccccacAGGGGAGTCCCCTCCCCCCATCTTTCCCCACAACGCCCCAGTTTCATTAATTCCCGGtctggtcttttt
This Ammospiza nelsoni isolate bAmmNel1 chromosome 22, bAmmNel1.pri, whole genome shotgun sequence DNA region includes the following protein-coding sequences:
- the PHC2 gene encoding polyhomeotic-like protein 2, whose translation is MENEQLPAPAPASSAGSAAPAPASSAAARPAGPQISVYSGIPDRQTVQVIQQALHRQPNTAAQYLQQMYAAQQQHLMLQTAALQQQHLTSAQLQSLAAVQQASLAANRQSSSSGGNGTQAAPAQQPTINLATSPAAAQLLNRAQSVGPGASGIAQQAVLLGNTASPALTASQAQMYLRAQMLIFTPTGPVSAVRPESPAPAPPPAPPPAPPPSTPQVHSLALRPAGPHLPALAMKPPGGAPPRACPPRGPPPEPPAEHLKKAEGHEGRAHGLARSAAPAATHPLVTPAYAPLQPPQFLQQPPKPMQPQPPQQQQQQFVIQQQQQQQQLGPRGQPPSGPPSTPQLQPLPPASPGPGPQPKTGVPQGAGGEGGPPNGHPGCHAAPRKFQHASAVILQLQPAGPTPSLGVPEGARRDPLPVPRSAESPPAAPPQPPALSPPAAPPGPDTPEGERPLTHEPPERLHAQPRIPGMTSGSGSAAATVAGAAPHNGENKPPQAIVKPQILTHVIEGFVIQEGAEPFPVGRSSLLVGALHKQYAQELLPDKLPAQDNTTTTDSDMEEPYLQESKEEGNPPKLKCELCGRVDFAYKFKRSKRFCSMACAKRYNVGCTKRVGLFHPDRSKLQKPGGPPHGRRRSCKGTLPPLSKDSKKQPPGSVPAGSVTASLQLNHSQEDSSRCSDNSSYEEPLSPISASSSTSRRRQGERELELRDMELPERDLPGLGHRFLPSEPSKWNVEDVYEFIRSLPGCQEIAEEFRTQEIDGQALLLLKEDHLMSTMNIKLGPALKIYARINMLKDS